From a single Pseudophryne corroboree isolate aPseCor3 chromosome 6, aPseCor3.hap2, whole genome shotgun sequence genomic region:
- the CCNG1 gene encoding cyclin-G1 codes for MIDTLVTSEAQDLLYQLNSLLEQELKCQPKACGLRLIETAHDNGLRMTARLRDFEVKDLLSLTQFFGFSTETFSLAVNILDRFLGKMKVQPKHLGCVGLTCFYLAVKATEDERNVPLATDVIRISQYKFTVFDMMRMEKIVLEKLGWKVKATTAIHLLHLYHALVYENLTSERQRLFTVERLETHLKACHCKLGFSKAKPSVLALSILVAEIQEHKLFELTETIESLQKHSKISARDLLCWRELVSKCLAEYASSKCSKPNVQKLKWIVSGRTARQLKHSYYRIAHLPTIPETVS; via the exons ATGATTGACACGCTTGTAACATCAGAAGCTCAGGATCTCCTGTACCAGCTGAACTCACTCTTGGAGCAGGAACTCAAATGCCAGCCAAAAGCTTGTGGTTTGCGGCTGATTGAAACTGCTCACGACAATGGCCTCCGGATGACCGCCAGACTGCGTGACTTTGAAGTGAAAGACTTGCTTAGCTTAACCCAGTTCTTTGGTTTCAGTACAGAAACATTCTCCTTAGCGGTGAACATACTGGACCGCTTCCTGGGCAAAATGAAA GTACAACCGAAGCACTTGGGCTGCGTAGGTCTGACCTGTTTCTATTTAGCTGTAAAGGCCACAGAGGATGAAAGAAACGTCCCCTTGGCGACGGATGTAATCCGGATAAGTCAGTACAAATTCACCGTGTTTGACATGATGCGGATGGAGAAGATTGTGTTGGAGAAGTTGGGCTGGAAAGTCAAAGCTACAACGGCGATACACCTCTTGCACCTTTACCATGCCCTGGTGTATGAGAACTTAACCAGTGAAAG GCAAAGGCTGTTTACTGTGGAGAGGCTGGAAACGCACCTTAAAGCCTGTCACTGCAAGCTGGGGTTTTCTAAAGCCAAG CCTTCCGTGCTGGCACTGTCTATCCTGGTTGCAGAGATACAGGAACACAAGCTGTTTGAGCTGACGGAGACAATAGAATCTCTACAGAAACATTCCAAg ATCAGCGCCAGGGATCTGCTGTGTTGGAGAGAGCTGGTATCAAAGTGCCTTGCAGAATATGCTTCAAGCAAATGTTCAAAACCGAATGTTCAAAAGCTGAAATGGATTGTATCCGGTCGCACGGCCAGACAGCTGAAGCACAGTTACTACAGGATAGCACATCTTCCCACAATCCCAGAAACCGTCTCCTAA